A window of the Microplitis mediator isolate UGA2020A chromosome 5, iyMicMedi2.1, whole genome shotgun sequence genome harbors these coding sequences:
- the LOC130668967 gene encoding protein obstructor-E-like has protein sequence MRFHPSIIFFVLLIFTQGLAQKEQQEDPCQTKARVVGDIDYCDRYWECINGRPELFDCPNGLVFAGKHRGVTEGCDYPWRANYCDGKRQANPPIGAEHCDWLYGIFGHETSCTRYWTCWNGTSTEQLCIGGLLYNERSRSCDWPENVDGCQKHPLCNDDANGNVPLGKSCNRYWQCQGGYPRLQRCPAMLVFDRRSLRCVVPPTEDCDVPTTPPTLDGELPDDRNEQEPEEENLPPGVPPLPSGAVPIPLRARPRN, from the exons ATGAGATTCCATccaagtataattttttttgtattacttatttttactcaag gaCTGGCACAAAAAGAACAGCAAGAAGACCCGTGTCAAACAAAGGCTCGAGTAGTCGGGGACATCGATTATTGTGACCGTTATTGGGAGTGCATTAATGGCCGTCCTGAACTATTTGATTGCCCAAATGGACTAGTATTTGCCGGAAAACATCGCGGTGTTACAGAGGGTTGTGATTATCCTTGGAGAGCTAATTATTGCGATGGAAAAAGACAAGCAAATCCACCAATCGGTGCCGAGCATTGTGACTGGCTTTATGGAATTTTCGGACATGAAACATCTTGTACCAGATATTGGACTTGTTGGAATGGAACGTCCACGGAACAGTTGTGCATCGGTGGACTGTTATACAATGAAAGATCAAGATCTTGTGATTGGCCTGAAAATGTTGACGGCTGTCAAAAACATC CTCTCTGTAATGATGATGCAAATGGCAACGTACCACTTGGAAAGTCTTGTAATCGGTATTGGCAATGCCAAGGTGGCTACCCTCGTCTCCAGAGATGTCCAGCAATGCTTGTCTTTGACAGAAGATCTTTAAGATGTGTGGTTCCCCCAACTGAAGATTGCGATGTGCCAACGACTCCACCTACTTTGGACGGTGAATTACCGGATGATCGCAACGAACAAGAACCTGAAGAAGAAAATCTTCCTCCAGGTGTACCTCCCTTACCATCTGGAGCTGTACCTATACCCTTGAGAGCTCGACCAAGGAACTAA